Proteins from one Pseudarthrobacter sp. BIM B-2242 genomic window:
- a CDS encoding FAD-dependent oxidoreductase translates to MSNTGETTSKRPLRVAIVGAGPAGVYAADILTKSNGVKDGDFEVSIDLFEAYPAPYGLIRYGVAPDHPRIKGIVNALHKVLDRGDIRFLGNVTYGRDLTLHDFRAFYDAVIFSTGAIKDADLPIPGIDLPGSFGGADFVSWYDGHPDVPREWPLDAKEIAVIGNGNVALDVARMLVKHPEELLSTEIPDNVYRGLKNSPVTDVHVFGRRGPAQVKFTPLELRELSHMKDVDIVLYPEDFEFDEASDDAIRSNNQIKTMVNTLTNWLVEEHAEADEPSSRRLHLHFLHSPVEIFGSEGTDGGSGHVAGIKFERMELDGTGNVKGTGEFVDYPVQAVYRAIGYHGSPLDELEYDAKRGVVPNEGGRVLDAEGNPVPGIYATGWIKRGPVGLIGHTKGDALETIGFLLEDRLSLPPAQNPDPQAIIDLLQDRGIEFTTWEGWIKLDAHEAALGAEWVGDDGTAAVVRERIKVVPREEMINISRA, encoded by the coding sequence GTGTCCAACACAGGCGAAACCACCTCCAAACGTCCACTCCGCGTTGCCATTGTGGGCGCAGGACCGGCAGGGGTTTATGCGGCGGACATCCTGACCAAGTCCAACGGAGTCAAGGACGGCGACTTCGAGGTCAGCATTGACCTGTTCGAGGCCTACCCCGCGCCCTACGGCCTGATCCGGTACGGCGTGGCGCCTGACCACCCGCGCATCAAGGGCATCGTCAATGCGCTGCACAAGGTCCTGGACCGCGGCGACATCCGCTTCCTGGGTAACGTCACCTATGGCCGTGACCTGACCCTGCATGACTTCCGCGCCTTCTATGACGCTGTCATCTTCTCAACCGGTGCCATCAAGGACGCGGACCTGCCCATCCCGGGCATCGACCTCCCCGGCTCCTTCGGCGGGGCGGACTTTGTCTCCTGGTACGACGGCCACCCGGATGTCCCGCGGGAGTGGCCGCTGGACGCCAAAGAGATTGCCGTGATCGGCAACGGCAACGTAGCGCTGGACGTCGCCCGGATGCTCGTGAAGCACCCCGAAGAACTCCTGTCCACGGAGATCCCGGACAACGTCTACCGCGGCCTGAAAAACTCCCCGGTGACTGATGTCCATGTGTTTGGCCGCCGCGGTCCCGCCCAGGTGAAGTTCACGCCGCTGGAACTGCGCGAACTGAGCCACATGAAGGACGTGGACATTGTGCTGTACCCGGAAGACTTCGAATTCGACGAAGCCTCCGATGACGCCATCCGGAGCAACAACCAGATCAAAACCATGGTGAACACCCTCACCAACTGGCTTGTGGAAGAGCACGCGGAAGCGGACGAACCGTCCTCCCGCCGCCTGCACCTGCACTTCCTGCACAGCCCGGTCGAGATATTCGGGAGCGAGGGCACCGACGGCGGGTCCGGTCACGTCGCCGGCATCAAGTTCGAGCGCATGGAGCTGGACGGCACCGGCAACGTTAAAGGCACCGGCGAGTTTGTGGACTACCCGGTCCAGGCCGTGTACCGCGCCATCGGCTACCACGGCTCGCCCCTGGACGAACTGGAATACGACGCCAAACGCGGCGTGGTCCCCAACGAGGGCGGCCGGGTCCTGGACGCTGAAGGCAACCCGGTGCCGGGGATCTACGCCACCGGCTGGATCAAGCGCGGTCCCGTCGGCCTGATCGGGCACACCAAGGGCGACGCGCTGGAAACCATCGGTTTCCTGCTCGAGGACAGGCTATCGTTGCCCCCGGCCCAGAACCCGGACCCGCAGGCCATCATCGACCTCCTCCAGGACCGGGGCATCGAGTTCACCACGTGGGAGGGCTGGATCAAGCTCGACGCGCACGAAGCAGCCCTCGGTGCGGAATGGGTCGGTGACGACGGGACCGCGGCCGTCGTGCGTGAACGCATCAAAGTAGTCCCGCGCGAGGAAATGATCAATATTTCCCGCGCCTGA
- a CDS encoding DNA topoisomerase IB, whose translation MRLRRSNANGRGYRRVAAGTGFSYRDLDGSTLPPGPIRDRLESIGIPPAWTDVWIAPFENGHIQATGLDAVGRRQYIYHPEWRERKDRVKFDRALQLAESLPTARRLVTLDLRSDGVGRERVLAAAFRMLDSGSLRVGSERYTNENGSRGLATLLCAHVQVRKDCLELRFPAKSGKDWESEIHDADLAALVRTLKRRGGNARLLAYKNGRAWHPVTAADINGYVKERTGSDFTAKDFRTLHGTVAAAVSLARTGPQNKVGARKSAISEAMAQAAAVLGNTPSIARKSYVDPRLLDHFAAGATIDPRRVHAAESELRALLYQEGDVVPLQKSG comes from the coding sequence GTGAGGCTCCGCCGCAGTAACGCCAACGGCCGGGGCTATCGGCGCGTGGCCGCGGGGACGGGCTTCAGCTACCGCGACCTGGACGGCTCCACGCTGCCCCCGGGACCTATCCGGGACAGGCTCGAAAGCATCGGGATCCCGCCGGCCTGGACGGACGTGTGGATTGCCCCGTTCGAGAACGGGCACATCCAGGCCACAGGCCTGGATGCGGTGGGGCGCCGGCAGTACATCTACCATCCGGAGTGGCGCGAGCGGAAAGACCGGGTGAAGTTCGACCGCGCCCTGCAGTTGGCGGAATCGCTGCCTACGGCCCGGCGGCTGGTCACCCTGGACCTGCGCAGCGACGGCGTCGGCCGCGAACGTGTCCTGGCAGCGGCCTTCAGGATGCTGGACAGCGGATCGTTGCGGGTGGGGTCCGAGCGGTACACAAACGAGAATGGCAGCCGCGGCCTTGCCACGCTCCTGTGTGCACACGTCCAGGTGCGCAAGGATTGCCTGGAGCTGAGGTTTCCCGCCAAGAGCGGCAAGGACTGGGAATCGGAGATCCACGACGCCGACCTCGCCGCCCTGGTGCGTACCCTCAAGCGGCGCGGGGGTAACGCCCGGCTGCTGGCGTACAAGAACGGCCGGGCCTGGCATCCGGTCACCGCCGCCGACATCAACGGCTACGTCAAGGAACGCACGGGATCGGACTTTACGGCCAAGGACTTCCGGACCCTGCACGGGACCGTGGCGGCAGCCGTGAGCCTGGCGCGCACCGGACCGCAGAACAAAGTCGGGGCGCGTAAGAGTGCCATCAGTGAAGCCATGGCGCAGGCAGCGGCGGTCCTGGGGAACACGCCTTCGATCGCCCGCAAGAGCTATGTTGATCCGCGCCTGCTGGACCATTTTGCTGCCGGCGCCACCATCGATCCCCGCCGGGTGCATGCCGCCGAGTCCGAGCTCCGCGCGCTGCTATACCAGGAAGGCGACGTTGTTCCGCTGCAAAAGAGTGGCTGA
- the rarD gene encoding EamA family transporter RarD, translated as MEGVPTPHGSTSATQATAPAGRSGAAGLKAVDKETTAGILFGFGAYGLWGLLPLYFFALLPAGAVEIVANRVVWSLLFCVLLITVTRSWGALANAFRNRAVFGALTIASALIAVNWLTYTYGVTTGQAVEASLGYFINPLVSVLLGVIVLKEKLRALQWAAVGIGFVAVGVLTVSYGKLPWIALTLAFSFGLYGFVKKRVGPKVDAVTSLSVETMVLAPVAGATMVFLGISGSATLTSQGPGHFWLLAASGVLTAVPLLFFGASARRLPLTTIGLLQYVAPVLQFIVALVVFREVMTPDRWIGFGVVWLALLVLTVDMLRATRKKSVAKRRTGQAAARP; from the coding sequence ATGGAAGGCGTGCCTACTCCCCACGGTTCGACGTCCGCCACCCAAGCCACTGCTCCAGCGGGCCGTTCCGGCGCCGCGGGCCTGAAGGCTGTGGACAAAGAAACGACGGCGGGAATCCTGTTCGGTTTCGGCGCGTACGGGCTGTGGGGGCTGCTCCCGTTGTACTTCTTCGCGCTGCTGCCCGCCGGAGCCGTGGAGATCGTGGCCAACCGTGTGGTCTGGTCACTGCTGTTCTGCGTCCTGCTGATCACCGTCACCCGGTCCTGGGGAGCGCTGGCGAATGCCTTCCGGAACCGCGCGGTCTTCGGGGCCCTGACCATTGCCAGCGCCCTCATCGCCGTGAACTGGCTGACCTATACGTACGGCGTGACCACCGGCCAGGCCGTCGAGGCCTCGCTGGGATACTTCATCAACCCCCTTGTCTCGGTGCTCCTCGGCGTGATTGTCCTCAAGGAGAAGCTGCGCGCCCTGCAGTGGGCCGCCGTCGGGATCGGTTTTGTGGCGGTGGGCGTCCTCACGGTGAGCTACGGCAAACTGCCGTGGATCGCCCTGACACTGGCCTTCAGCTTCGGGCTGTACGGCTTCGTGAAGAAGCGTGTTGGCCCCAAGGTGGATGCCGTGACCAGCCTCAGCGTCGAGACCATGGTGCTGGCTCCTGTAGCCGGGGCCACGATGGTGTTCCTGGGCATAAGCGGCTCGGCCACCCTGACCAGCCAGGGCCCGGGGCATTTCTGGCTCCTGGCGGCGTCGGGTGTCCTCACCGCGGTGCCGCTGCTGTTCTTCGGCGCGTCAGCGAGGCGGTTGCCGTTGACCACCATCGGGCTGCTCCAGTATGTGGCCCCGGTGCTGCAGTTCATCGTGGCGCTGGTGGTGTTCCGCGAAGTCATGACCCCGGACCGCTGGATCGGGTTCGGGGTGGTGTGGCTGGCGCTGCTGGTCCTCACGGTGGATATGCTTCGTGCGACACGAAAGAAGTCCGTAGCGAAACGGCGCACCGGCCAGGCGGCTGCCCGGCCTTAG
- a CDS encoding endo-1,4-beta-xylanase, whose translation MAKRPRVLMVLASCLLLTIAGCTGDPNPEPDVIVDLLQQDWQHTPGVAAGGGTLQVAATTRSIVEQNGGGGQPNPPLNLAGTHLVAGGDFSLSVSFTDVTADATWTVYDSPPVIADEFRIEPAGLRLTLRSDDLGIAVFDGSVQKDVTNPRPAHEEHVKVADPEAELSVRRSGKTLEVDSGGDTVLSLPLGGVFDSGKLWLGLSSDDGSFQVRSLTATAPKGTSLTTAGPAVAAAEQAADGLQALAARIRPDFKIGAAVALGPLASDADYARELVGNFGALTPENAMKPQFLSPQQGVYTFEEADAILAIAESKGIAVHGHTIAFTEAMPRWMQELPSGSEQERRASAEALLDFVKTVVTHFKGRLDSLDVVNEPLDIYQGTSLQENIWYRVFGPSYPAVVSRAVFDADPDVKQFINENGADVPGPRQDALLKLAVDTNALGGHIYGVGLQAHVYDLETDSISAEDLSQTLDSIGAAGLHARISENDVSDDEGRDVQAKQYATVLATCLGSRTCVSYTTWGVDGRYDWWIDDDGGLQQGHDFLFEDGKPTPAYEAIKRELGG comes from the coding sequence ATGGCCAAGCGCCCGCGCGTGCTCATGGTGTTGGCGTCCTGCCTCCTTCTCACCATCGCAGGCTGTACCGGCGATCCGAACCCGGAGCCCGACGTGATCGTTGACCTGCTCCAGCAGGACTGGCAGCACACGCCGGGCGTGGCGGCCGGCGGCGGCACGCTGCAGGTCGCCGCCACAACACGGAGCATCGTTGAGCAGAACGGCGGGGGAGGCCAGCCAAACCCGCCGCTGAACCTGGCAGGCACGCACCTGGTAGCCGGGGGGGACTTCTCCCTCAGTGTTTCCTTCACCGATGTGACAGCCGACGCGACCTGGACCGTCTACGACAGCCCGCCGGTGATCGCCGACGAGTTCAGGATCGAGCCGGCCGGACTGCGGCTGACCCTCCGCAGCGACGATCTGGGGATTGCGGTCTTTGACGGCTCGGTCCAAAAAGACGTGACCAACCCCCGGCCCGCGCATGAGGAACACGTAAAGGTCGCCGATCCGGAGGCGGAGCTCTCGGTGCGGCGGTCCGGTAAAACACTCGAGGTCGACAGCGGCGGGGACACCGTGCTGTCGCTGCCCCTGGGCGGCGTATTCGACTCAGGGAAGCTCTGGCTGGGCCTGTCGAGCGACGACGGTTCGTTCCAGGTCAGATCACTCACCGCCACCGCCCCGAAGGGCACCTCGCTGACCACGGCCGGCCCCGCGGTGGCTGCGGCCGAACAGGCAGCGGACGGACTGCAGGCACTGGCTGCAAGGATCCGGCCGGATTTCAAAATCGGTGCGGCAGTGGCCCTCGGTCCGCTGGCATCAGACGCGGACTACGCGCGGGAGCTCGTCGGCAACTTCGGCGCCCTCACGCCGGAGAACGCGATGAAGCCGCAGTTCCTTTCGCCGCAGCAGGGCGTCTACACGTTTGAAGAAGCCGATGCGATCCTCGCGATCGCCGAAAGCAAGGGCATCGCGGTACACGGTCACACGATCGCCTTCACGGAGGCGATGCCGCGCTGGATGCAGGAGCTCCCCAGCGGCTCCGAGCAGGAACGCCGTGCCAGCGCTGAGGCCCTGCTGGACTTCGTCAAAACCGTGGTGACGCACTTCAAGGGAAGGCTTGACTCCCTTGATGTCGTCAACGAACCGCTCGACATCTATCAGGGAACCAGCCTCCAAGAGAACATCTGGTACCGCGTCTTCGGGCCCTCCTACCCGGCGGTTGTCTCCCGTGCCGTCTTCGACGCGGACCCGGACGTCAAGCAGTTCATCAACGAGAACGGGGCCGACGTCCCGGGGCCACGGCAGGATGCCCTGCTGAAGCTCGCCGTCGACACTAACGCGTTGGGCGGGCACATCTATGGCGTGGGCCTCCAGGCCCACGTCTACGACCTTGAGACCGACTCCATCTCCGCCGAGGACCTCAGCCAAACCCTCGACAGCATCGGGGCGGCGGGGCTGCATGCCCGTATCTCGGAGAACGACGTCTCCGACGACGAGGGGAGGGACGTTCAGGCGAAGCAGTACGCCACGGTGCTGGCCACCTGCCTGGGCTCGCGCACCTGCGTCTCCTACACAACGTGGGGCGTGGACGGCCGCTACGACTGGTGGATCGACGACGACGGCGGGCTGCAGCAGGGCCACGACTTCCTGTTCGAGGACGGCAAGCCGACGCCCGCGTACGAGGCGATAAAGCGCGAGCTGGGCGGCTGA